The following coding sequences lie in one Bacillus sp. BGMRC 2118 genomic window:
- the purS gene encoding phosphoribosylformylglycinamidine synthase subunit PurS, which translates to MYKVKVFVTLRESVLDPQGTAVKGSLHSLSYTEVQDVRIGKFLELTIEKSERPIDELVKEMCERLLANTVIEDFTYELEEVVPQ; encoded by the coding sequence ATGTACAAAGTAAAGGTTTTCGTTACATTACGCGAGAGTGTGTTAGACCCACAGGGAACAGCAGTAAAAGGATCGCTTCATAGTTTATCGTATACTGAAGTTCAAGACGTACGTATTGGGAAGTTTCTTGAGTTAACAATCGAAAAGAGTGAACGTCCAATTGATGAGCTGGTGAAAGAAATGTGTGAACGACTTTTAGCAAACACAGTAATTGAAGACTTTACGTATGAGTTAGAGGAGGTCGTTCCTCAGTGA
- the purQ gene encoding phosphoribosylformylglycinamidine synthase subunit PurQ — protein sequence MKFACVVFPGSNCDVDMFHAIKDELGEEVEYVWHDTTSLDSYDAILLPGGFSYGDYLRSGAIARFSNVMSEVVKAAELGKPILGVCNGFQILLEAGLLPGAMRRNKELKFICKQVELVVQNNHTMFSAGYEAGEVITIPVAHGEGNYYCDEQTLTKLKENKQIVFTYNEDINGSLENIAGIVNEKGNVLGMMPHPERAVDSLLGSADGLQLFQSMLKQWRENYVVTA from the coding sequence GTGAAATTTGCATGTGTAGTGTTTCCTGGATCCAATTGTGATGTTGATATGTTTCACGCGATTAAGGATGAACTAGGTGAAGAGGTAGAGTATGTATGGCATGACACAACTTCACTAGATTCCTATGATGCGATTCTTTTGCCGGGTGGATTTTCATATGGAGACTACTTGCGTTCTGGAGCGATTGCAAGATTTTCAAATGTCATGAGTGAAGTGGTCAAGGCAGCTGAACTTGGTAAACCAATTTTAGGTGTGTGTAATGGATTTCAAATCTTGCTAGAAGCGGGTTTATTACCAGGTGCAATGCGCCGAAATAAAGAATTAAAGTTTATTTGTAAACAGGTGGAGCTAGTAGTTCAAAACAACCATACGATGTTCTCAGCCGGTTATGAAGCGGGCGAGGTTATCACAATTCCTGTTGCTCATGGAGAAGGAAACTACTATTGTGATGAGCAAACTTTAACTAAATTAAAAGAGAACAAGCAAATTGTGTTCACTTATAACGAAGATATTAACGGGAGCTTAGAAAATATCGCGGGGATTGTGAATGAAAAGGGTAATGTCCTTGGCATGATGCCACACCCTGAGAGAGCGGTAGATTCATTGTTAGGAAGTGCAGATGGACTTCAACTATTTCAATCAATGTTAAAGCAATGGAGGGAAAACTATGTCGTTACTGCTTGA
- a CDS encoding phosphoribosylaminoimidazolesuccinocarboxamide synthase: protein MEKLGLLYEGKAKRIYATNDDGIVWVEYKDSATAFNGEKKATISGKGRLNNTISCLLFEMLHDKGIDTHLVRRISETEQLVKQVSIIPIEVVVRNVAAGSLAKRLGIEEGIPLASPIIELYYKNDELGDPLINEDHVKILQLASVLQVNEMKQKALEINEVLTPFFDEKNIRLIDFKLEFGITNDGTVLLADEISPDTCRLWDKETNEKLDKDVFRRGLGSLTEAYEQILERLGGSSCTK from the coding sequence ATGGAGAAGCTGGGCTTGCTATATGAGGGAAAAGCAAAACGAATTTATGCAACAAATGATGACGGTATAGTTTGGGTTGAGTATAAGGACTCTGCAACAGCTTTTAACGGTGAAAAGAAGGCGACGATTTCAGGGAAAGGGAGATTGAATAACACCATTTCCTGTTTGCTTTTTGAAATGCTTCATGACAAGGGAATTGATACTCATTTAGTAAGAAGGATTTCGGAAACAGAGCAGCTTGTGAAGCAAGTTTCGATTATTCCCATTGAAGTCGTCGTGCGAAATGTAGCAGCGGGTTCATTAGCAAAGCGCTTAGGCATAGAGGAAGGAATTCCACTCGCTTCTCCTATTATTGAACTGTATTACAAAAATGATGAGTTGGGTGATCCACTTATCAATGAAGATCACGTTAAAATTCTGCAGTTAGCATCTGTTTTACAAGTAAATGAAATGAAGCAGAAGGCACTTGAAATTAATGAAGTACTGACTCCGTTTTTTGATGAGAAAAATATAAGATTAATAGATTTCAAGTTAGAGTTTGGAATAACCAATGACGGCACAGTCCTACTAGCTGATGAAATCTCACCAGATACATGCCGGTTATGGGATAAGGAAACAAATGAGAAGCTTGATAAGGATGTATTCAGAAGAGGATTAGGGAGCTTAACCGAGGCATATGAACAAATACTAGAACGTTTAGGGGGATCATCATGTACAAAGTAA